One genomic window of Pseudomonadales bacterium includes the following:
- the arsH gene encoding arsenical resistance protein ArsH yields the protein MLRGAVSKSVSNPLADLPQVQAEHFRAPDPAQLLGPHSSHPPRILLLYGSLRPRSFSRLLVEEAARLLQAMGAETRIFNPSGLPLPDDAPDTHPKVQELRELTLWSEGMVWCSPERHGAMTGIMKTQIDWIPLAAGAVRPTQGKTLAVMQVCGGSQSFNAVNQMRVLGRWMRMITIPNQSSVAKAFQEFDDNDRMKPSSYHDRVVDVMEELVKFTWLTRDVSPYLVDRYSERKESAEELMRRVNLPNAV from the coding sequence ATGCTGAGGGGCGCCGTGTCTAAATCAGTCTCCAACCCCCTGGCCGATCTGCCGCAAGTTCAAGCCGAACATTTCCGGGCCCCCGATCCTGCTCAGTTGCTGGGTCCGCACTCGTCCCACCCGCCACGCATCCTGCTGCTGTACGGCTCCCTGCGCCCGCGCTCCTTCAGCCGACTGCTGGTTGAAGAAGCTGCCCGGCTGCTGCAGGCCATGGGTGCAGAGACGCGCATCTTCAACCCCAGTGGACTACCTTTGCCCGACGATGCGCCGGACACCCACCCCAAAGTGCAGGAGTTACGTGAACTGACACTGTGGTCAGAAGGTATGGTCTGGTGTTCGCCCGAGCGTCACGGCGCCATGACCGGCATCATGAAAACCCAGATCGATTGGATTCCCCTGGCTGCTGGCGCTGTGCGCCCTACCCAGGGCAAGACGCTGGCGGTGATGCAGGTCTGCGGCGGCTCACAGTCCTTCAATGCGGTCAACCAGATGCGCGTGCTCGGGCGCTGGATGCGCATGATCACCATCCCAAACCAGTCGTCCGTAGCCAAGGCTTTCCAGGAATTTGATGACAACGACCGGATGAAACCATCGAGTTACCACGACAGGGTGGTCGATGTCATGGAGGAACTGGTCAAGTTCACCTGGCTGACCCGCGACGTATCGCCCTACCTCGTGGACCGCTACAGCGAGCGCAAGGAAAGCGCCGAAGAACTCATGCGGCGGGTCAACCTGCCTAATGCGGTGTGA
- the arsC gene encoding arsenate reductase (glutaredoxin) (This arsenate reductase requires both glutathione and glutaredoxin to convert arsenate to arsenite, after which the efflux transporter formed by ArsA and ArsB can extrude the arsenite from the cell, providing resistance.) has protein sequence MTNITIYHNPACGTSRNVLALIRNSGVEPTVIEYLKNPPSTEQIQSWLSAMGASVREVLREKGTPYAELDLGNPKWTDDELLAFIQQHPILLNRPFVITPLGVRLCRPSEMVLDILPDPQQGPFIKEDGEVVIDAEGRRV, from the coding sequence ATGACCAATATCACCATCTATCACAACCCCGCCTGCGGAACGTCGCGTAACGTGCTGGCCCTGATCCGCAACAGTGGGGTGGAGCCGACTGTCATTGAGTACCTCAAGAATCCACCCAGCACGGAGCAGATCCAGTCCTGGCTGAGCGCTATGGGCGCTTCGGTGCGCGAGGTGCTGCGAGAAAAAGGCACGCCCTATGCCGAGCTGGACCTGGGCAACCCGAAGTGGACCGATGACGAGTTGCTGGCCTTCATTCAGCAGCACCCCATCCTGCTCAACCGCCCCTTCGTAATCACGCCGCTGGGAGTACGGCTGTGCCGTCCCTCGGAGATGGTGCTCGACATCCTGCCTGATCCGCAGCAGGGCCCGTTCATCAAGGAAGATGGCGAAGTGGTTATCGATGCTGAGGGGCGCCGTGTCTAA